A window of Nocardia arthritidis genomic DNA:
CTCTAGGAAGGAGATGGCCAGCACCATGCCCAGCCAGAGCATCGGCAGGAACCAGAGGAGGTGTAGCGCCAATGTCTTCACCTCGGCGACCATACCGACGCATCGCGTGCCTCGTCAGAGGGCCAATGACCCTTCAGCGACAACAATCTGCCCTATCGAATGCGCCCAGTGGCCCGCCCATCAGCGACAGCCGCTCGCCGCACTTCGGCCGAGATCCACTCTCCGGCCCGGAACCCTCCCGACCGATCCGGACAGCCCTACAACTTCACCAACGTTCGGCTGTACTGCGGAATCAACCGGATCTTCCCGGCCGTACCGAAATCGATGGTCACCGTGGCCAGCGGACCGAAACCCTCGGCGGCGATCACTCGGCCGAGACCGTATTTGTCGTCGCTGACCCGATCGCCGACGGCGAGCACCAGATTCGTGTTGTTGCGGGTGACGCCGCCGGGCGCCGGGCGGCGCGGACCGCGGTCGCGCAGGCCGGGGCGCTGCTCGGACCAGCCGTCGCCGCGGGTCCAATCGCGTTCCAGGTCGTCGCCCTCGGAGCGCTTGCGGATGCCGCGGCCCCCGGGTGAGCCGGCCGGTTCGAGGCGTCGCCAGTCCATCAGGTGACCCGGAATCTCCTGGAGGAAGCGGGATTCCGGATTCGAGACGGGCTGCCCCCAGCCGGAGCGAATCACCGCGCGGGTCAGGTAGAGCCGCTGACGGGCGCGGGTGATGCCGACGTAGGCGAGGCGGCGTTCCTCCGCCAGCTCGGTGGGGTCGCCGAGCGCCCGCATATGCGGGAACTGGCCGTCCTCCCAACCGGTGACGAAGACGACCGGGAATTCCAGGCCTTTCGCGGTGTGCAGGGTCATCATCGTGACGACGCCGGCATCGTCATCGGGCAGCTGGTCGGAATCGGCCACCAGCGAAACCCGCTCCAGGAAGGCGGCGAGTGAGCCGGGATCCGGTTCGCCGTCGGCGGCCTCTGGCAGTAGGCCCTCGGCCCGCGCGGCCTCAGCGTTGTTATGCGCTTCGGAGCTGAATTCCCGTGCGACGCTGACCAATTCGTTCAGGTTGTCGAGCCGGGCACCGTCCTGCGGATCGTCGGAGCTCTCCAGTTCGGCGCGGTAGCCGGTGCGCTCCAGCACCGCCTCCACCACATTGCCGAGATCCGGATAGGCCGAATCCTCCTGCGCCCCAGCGGCCCTGATCTCGTCGAGCAGGTCGAGGAAGCCCGCGATGGCCCGCTGCGCCCTGGTGTTCAGCAGTGCGACCTTGCCGTCGGCCGCATCGCGCAGGGCCGCCGCGAAGCCGATGCCGCGCTGTTCGGCATGCACCGCGACACACGCCTCGGCTCGGTCGCCGATGCCGCGGCGCGGGGTGTTCAGGATGCGCCGCAGGCTCACCTGATCCTCCGGGTTATCGAGGACCCGCAGGTAGGCGACGATATCGCGCACCTCTTTGCGCTCGTAGAACCGCACGCCGCCGACGACCTTGTACGGCAGGCCCATCCGGATGAAGATCTCTTCCAGCGCGCGGGAGTTGTTGTTGGTGCGGTAGAACACCGCGACATCGCCGTAGTTGGCGTCGCCCTGGTCTACCAGGCGGTCGATTTCCCGCGCCACGAACGAGGCCTCGTCGTGTTCGTTGTCGGCGACGTAGCCGACGATCAGCTCACCCTCGCCGGAATCGGTCCAGAGCTTCTTGTCCCTGCGGTTCTCGTTGCGCGCGATGACCGCGTTCGCGGCCGAGAGGATGTGCTGGGTGGAGCGGTAATTCTGTTCCAGCAGAATGGTTTCCGCATCCGGGAAGTCGCGCTCGAACTCCTCGATATTGCGGATGGTCGCGCCGCGGAAGGCGTAGATGGACTGGTCGGCGTCGCCGACGACGCACAGTTCGCTCGGCTCCACCTCACCGCCCTCGGTGTGATGGCCGACCAATTCCCGCACCAGGACGTACTGGGCATGGTTGGTGTCCTGGTACTCGTCCACCAGCACGTGCCGGAAGCGGCGCCGGTAGTACTCGGCCACCTGGGGATGGTTTTGCAGCAGCGCGACCGTCTCGCCGATGAGGTCGTCGAAATCGAGGGCGTTGGCCGCGCGTAGCCGCCGCTGGTATTCGGTGTAGACGCGGGCCACCAGCGCGGGCAGTTCGGTGTCGTCGGATTCCGCGTCGGCGCTCGCCTGTTCCGGACCGATCAGTTCGTTCTTCAGATTGGAAATCGCGGTCGACAGCAATCGCGCGGAATATTTCTTGACATCGATGTCGAAATCGCGGCTGATCATGGTGAGCAACCGGCGGGAATCATCGGCGTCGTAGATGGAGAAATTGGAATTCAGCCCCGGCAACAACGCGGCTTGCATGCGCAGGATGCGCACACAGCTGGAGTGGAAGGTGGACACCCACATGTTGTTGGCGCGCGGGCCGACCAGCCCGATGACCCGCTCGCGCATCTCGGCGGCGGCCTTGTTGGTGAACGTGATCGCCAGCACCTGGCCGGGCGTCACCCCGCGCGCGGCGAGCAGGTAGGCGATGCGCCGGGTGAGCACCGCCGTCTTACCCGAACCCGCGCCCGCCACGATGAGCAGGGGCGCACCGGTGTGCACCACGGCCGCACGCTGCTGCGGATTGAGACCGTCGAGCAACCGCGCGGCCTCTTCGGCGCGGCGCTGTTCCCGCTCGGCGCGACGCTGCGCGATCTCCGCGGCGTATGCGTCGTCGGCCTGGGGTTGCGTCTTGGGAGCCACCGTGATGTCCATCGCCCATCCACGCTACCGGCGGGCACCGACAGAGATGAAGTCCCATCCGGCGGATTGCGGCGCGGCGAACGGAACGTGAACTGCCCCTGGTGGACCCGGCCTGGCACAATGCCGTTCTCAGCAGATTTCTAAATAGAAGTGTTTTGCTTGGCTACCGGCCCGTGGCAGACTGGCGACATGACAAGCGCTCCACATCGGCCTCGGAGGCGGCTATCCGCCGGATATCGAGTTTGCCAACCTTGTTCGTGAGCGCTAAACCTTTCTGGGGGAACCCACGACCCGCCAGGTCTTGTTTCACGGTGAAAGAACCGGTCGGTAACGCGTTCGGCTCGCCTGCCGATCCCTGTTCCGACACGAGGAGATGAATTGATGAGCACCCCTGCCACGACGACCGGGTCCGACTCGGCTCTGCCGCAGACCGAGGCCGAGATCGACAAGCTCCGCAAGGAGATCGATCGGCTCGACGCCGAGATCCTGGCCGCCATCAAGCGCCGCACCGAGGTCTCCCGGATCATCGGCCGCACCCGCATGGCCTCCGGCGGCCCGCGCCTGGTGCACAGCCGTGAGATGAAGGTGCTGGAGCGCTTCAGCGAGCTGGGCCAGGAGGGCCACACCCTCGCCATGCTGCTGCTCCGCCTCGGCCGCGGGCGCCTCGGCCACTGAACCAACGCGGCGTTCGCAAGGACATCCGCTGCCCAAAGGCCGCCCCGGGTGTATGCACCCCGGGGCGGTCGTTTCATGTCTCGGTCAGGTGAGCGCGATGTACTTGGTCGAGAGGTACTCCTCGATGCCCTCGGTACCACCCTCGCGGCCGAAGCCGGAGGCCTTGACGCCGCCGAACGGCGCGGCCGGATCGGAGATGACGCCCCGGTTCACACCCACCATGCCGGATTCCATCCCCTCGGCCACGCGCAGGGCGCGATCCAGGTCGCGGGTGTAAACGTAAGAGACCAAACCGAATTCGGTGTCGTTCGCGGCGGCCAGACCCTCCTCCTCGGTCGCGAAGCCCACGATCGGCGCCACCGGCCCGAACACCTCCTCGCGCAGAATGCGCGCCTGCGGCGGCACCTCGCTGAGCACGGTGGCCGGGTAGAACCAGCCGGGACCGCCGGGCGCCTTGCCGCCGAGCCGCAGCCGCGCACCCGCGGCCACCGCATCGTCGACCAGGTCGGTGACGGTATCGAGCTGCTGCTCGTTGATCAGCGGGCCGAGGGTGGTGTTCGGATCGATGCCCGGCCCGAGCGTCACCTGGCTCGACATGGCATCGACCAGTTTGGTGGTGAACTCCTCCAGCACACCGTGCTGGACGTGGAAGCGGTTCGCGGCGGTGCACGCCTCACCGCCGTTGCGCAACTTGGCCAGCAGTGCGCCCTGCACCGCCGCGTCGACATCGGCGTCGTCGAACACCACGAACGGCGCGTTGCCGCCGAGTTCCATGGACATCCGCAGCAATCCGTCGGCGGCCTGCGCCACCAGCTTCTTGCCGACCTCGGTCGATCCGGTGAAGGTGAGTTTGCGCAGTCGCGGATCGTTGAGCAGCGGCTGGGTGACCGCGCCGGACCGGCTGGTGGTGATCACCGAGAGCACGCCGTCCGGCAGCCCGGCCTCGTGGCACAGCTTGGCGAGCAGCAGCATGGTGAGCGGGGTTTCGCTCGCGGGTTTGACGATCATGGTGCAGCCCGCCGCCAGCGCCGGACCGATTTTCCGAGTGCCCATGGCCAGCGGGAAGTTCCACGGCGTAATGGCAAGGCACGGGCCGACCGGCTGCTTGTGCACCATGATCCGCCCGGTACCGGACGGGGCATGCAGGTAGCGGCCGTGGATGCGGGCCGCCTCCTCGCTGAACCAGCGGAAGAATTCGGCGCCGTAGCGCACCTCGTTGCGGCTCTCCGGCAGCGCCTTACCCATTTCCAGGGTCATCAGCAGCGCGAATTCCTCTGCGCGCGCGGTGATCTGCTCGAATACCGTGCGCAGAATCTCGGCCCGCTGCCTGGCCGGGGTCGCCGCCCACTCGGCCTGCACGGCGACCGCTGCGTCGAGGGCGCGAACGGCGTCCTCCGGGGTCGCGTCGGCAACTTCGGCCAGCACCTCCCCATTGGCCGGATTGCGCACCGCGAAGGTGCCTCCCCCGCTCGCGGCGACCGGACCGCCGATCCACAGCTGCGTCGGGACGGATTCGAGGACATCACGTTCGGAGACCATGTGGTTCAGCGTAGGCGAGTGCCTCGCACAGGAGCTCGGCCCGGCGCGGGCTGAGGACGGCTTCGCCGACAGCGCCCATTTGGCCGCGGCCGGGGATGCTACCCCGGTTCGCATACCAGCGGCACATCGGAAATCTCACCGCGCACATCCGCCGACGTCGGCGGCGCACCGAACCCGGTTCTCGTGCGCGCGCCCTGGGTGGTGAGTAATCTCGGCGGACGTGAGCAGCGACATCACCGCGACGGCGGCCTGGCGGAAACTGCACGACCATCACGCCGCCATCGCCGGTCGGCACCTGCGCGAATTCTTCGCCGAAGATCCGGAGCGCGGCCGGGAATTGACCGTCCAGGTCGGCGATCTGCATATCGACTATTCCAAACACCGCGTCACCAGGGAGACGCTCGGCCTGCTCGTCGCCCTGGCGGAAGAGGCGGGCGTCGAGCGGCGCCGGGACGCGATGTATCGGGGCGAGCACATCAACACCTCCGAGGATCGCGCGGTCGAGCACATCGCGCTGCGCCTGCCCGAGGGTGAATCGCTCGCGGTGGACGGGGCCGATGCGGGCGCGCAGGTGCACGAGGTGCTGCGCCGGATGGGCGAATTCACCGATGCGCTGCGCTCCGGCGCCTGGCGCGGTGCCACCGGGCAGCGCATCGCGACGGTGGTGAATATCGGGATCGGCGGTTCGGATCTGGGTCCGGTGATGGTGCATCAGGCGTTGCGGCACTACGCCGACGCCGGCATCGACGCACGGTTCGTCTCGAATGTCGACCCGGCCGATCTGGTGGCGAAGCTGTCCGGTCTGGATCCGGCGACAACGCTGTTCATCGTTGCCTCCAAAACCTTTTCGACGCTGGAGACGCTGACCAATGCCACCGCGGCCCGGCGCTGGCTGGTGGCCGCGCTCGGCGAGGACGCGGTGGCCAAGCATTTCGTCGCCGTATCGACGAATGCCGAGCGGGTGGCCGCGTTCGGCATCGACACCGCCAATATGTTCGGTTTCTGGGATTGGGTCGGCGGACGCTATTCGGTGGATTCCGCGATCGGCCTTTCGGTGATGGCGACCATCGGCAAGGAGCGCTTCGGCGAATTCCTGGCCGGAATGCACACCGTGGACCGGCATTTCGCGACCGCGCCGCTGGACGCGAACGCGCCGGTGCTGCTCGGACTGCTCGGCGTCTGGTATTCGAACTTCTTCGGCGCGGAATCCCGTGTGGTGCTGCCGTATTCGAACGATCTGGCCCGCTTCCCGGCCTATCTGCAGCAGCTGACGATGGAGTCGAACGGCAAATCGGTGCGCGCCGACGGCAGCCCCGTGACCACCTCCACCGGCGAAATCTTCTGGGGCGAACCCGGAACCAACGGCCAGCACGCGTTCTACCAACTGCTGCACCAGGGTACGCGGCTGATCCCGGCCGACTTCATCGGATTCGCCCGTCCCACAGACGATCTGCCGACCCGCGACGGCACCGGCAGCATGCACGACATCCTGATGAGCAACCTGTTCGCGCAGACCAAGGTGCTCGCGTTCGGTAAGACGGCCGAGGAGATCGCGGCGGAGGGCACCGATCCGAAGGTGGTGCCGCACAAGGTGATGCCGGGCAATCGGCCGAGCACCACCGTACTGGCGCCGGTGCTCACACCGTCGGTGGTCGGGCAGTTGATCGCGCTCTACGAGCACCAGGTGTTCGTCGAGGGGACCATCTGGGGCATCGATAGCTTCGACCAGTGGGGCGTCGAGCTGGGCAAGCAGCAGGCGCTCGCGCTGGCTCCGCTGCTGACCTCGGCGGAAGAGCCTGCGCCCCAAGATGATTCGTCCACCGACGCGCTCATCCGCTGGTACCGCGGCAACCGTCAGAACTGATCGGCCGCGATGGTGTAGTAGCGGCCGTCGCGCTCGCGCAGCACCAGGTCGGCGCGCACGCTGGTGGCCGCGACCAGGTCGGCGTTGCGCAGATCGCTCTCGTCGACCTTGGCCGCCGCGTCATCGGGGGTGCGGCCGCCG
This region includes:
- a CDS encoding NAD-dependent succinate-semialdehyde dehydrogenase, with the protein product MVSERDVLESVPTQLWIGGPVAASGGGTFAVRNPANGEVLAEVADATPEDAVRALDAAVAVQAEWAATPARQRAEILRTVFEQITARAEEFALLMTLEMGKALPESRNEVRYGAEFFRWFSEEAARIHGRYLHAPSGTGRIMVHKQPVGPCLAITPWNFPLAMGTRKIGPALAAGCTMIVKPASETPLTMLLLAKLCHEAGLPDGVLSVITTSRSGAVTQPLLNDPRLRKLTFTGSTEVGKKLVAQAADGLLRMSMELGGNAPFVVFDDADVDAAVQGALLAKLRNGGEACTAANRFHVQHGVLEEFTTKLVDAMSSQVTLGPGIDPNTTLGPLINEQQLDTVTDLVDDAVAAGARLRLGGKAPGGPGWFYPATVLSEVPPQARILREEVFGPVAPIVGFATEEEGLAAANDTEFGLVSYVYTRDLDRALRVAEGMESGMVGVNRGVISDPAAPFGGVKASGFGREGGTEGIEEYLSTKYIALT
- the pcrA gene encoding DNA helicase PcrA gives rise to the protein MDITVAPKTQPQADDAYAAEIAQRRAEREQRRAEEAARLLDGLNPQQRAAVVHTGAPLLIVAGAGSGKTAVLTRRIAYLLAARGVTPGQVLAITFTNKAAAEMRERVIGLVGPRANNMWVSTFHSSCVRILRMQAALLPGLNSNFSIYDADDSRRLLTMISRDFDIDVKKYSARLLSTAISNLKNELIGPEQASADAESDDTELPALVARVYTEYQRRLRAANALDFDDLIGETVALLQNHPQVAEYYRRRFRHVLVDEYQDTNHAQYVLVRELVGHHTEGGEVEPSELCVVGDADQSIYAFRGATIRNIEEFERDFPDAETILLEQNYRSTQHILSAANAVIARNENRRDKKLWTDSGEGELIVGYVADNEHDEASFVAREIDRLVDQGDANYGDVAVFYRTNNNSRALEEIFIRMGLPYKVVGGVRFYERKEVRDIVAYLRVLDNPEDQVSLRRILNTPRRGIGDRAEACVAVHAEQRGIGFAAALRDAADGKVALLNTRAQRAIAGFLDLLDEIRAAGAQEDSAYPDLGNVVEAVLERTGYRAELESSDDPQDGARLDNLNELVSVAREFSSEAHNNAEAARAEGLLPEAADGEPDPGSLAAFLERVSLVADSDQLPDDDAGVVTMMTLHTAKGLEFPVVFVTGWEDGQFPHMRALGDPTELAEERRLAYVGITRARQRLYLTRAVIRSGWGQPVSNPESRFLQEIPGHLMDWRRLEPAGSPGGRGIRKRSEGDDLERDWTRGDGWSEQRPGLRDRGPRRPAPGGVTRNNTNLVLAVGDRVSDDKYGLGRVIAAEGFGPLATVTIDFGTAGKIRLIPQYSRTLVKL
- the pgi gene encoding glucose-6-phosphate isomerase, coding for MSSDITATAAWRKLHDHHAAIAGRHLREFFAEDPERGRELTVQVGDLHIDYSKHRVTRETLGLLVALAEEAGVERRRDAMYRGEHINTSEDRAVEHIALRLPEGESLAVDGADAGAQVHEVLRRMGEFTDALRSGAWRGATGQRIATVVNIGIGGSDLGPVMVHQALRHYADAGIDARFVSNVDPADLVAKLSGLDPATTLFIVASKTFSTLETLTNATAARRWLVAALGEDAVAKHFVAVSTNAERVAAFGIDTANMFGFWDWVGGRYSVDSAIGLSVMATIGKERFGEFLAGMHTVDRHFATAPLDANAPVLLGLLGVWYSNFFGAESRVVLPYSNDLARFPAYLQQLTMESNGKSVRADGSPVTTSTGEIFWGEPGTNGQHAFYQLLHQGTRLIPADFIGFARPTDDLPTRDGTGSMHDILMSNLFAQTKVLAFGKTAEEIAAEGTDPKVVPHKVMPGNRPSTTVLAPVLTPSVVGQLIALYEHQVFVEGTIWGIDSFDQWGVELGKQQALALAPLLTSAEEPAPQDDSSTDALIRWYRGNRQN
- a CDS encoding chorismate mutase, whose translation is MSTPATTTGSDSALPQTEAEIDKLRKEIDRLDAEILAAIKRRTEVSRIIGRTRMASGGPRLVHSREMKVLERFSELGQEGHTLAMLLLRLGRGRLGH